The following proteins come from a genomic window of Frankia casuarinae:
- the glgA gene encoding glycogen synthase, whose amino-acid sequence MRVAMLTREYPPDVYGGAGVHVEYLSRELARLVDLTVHREGPAPGGGSAGGGPAGAAPSTGAVDRPVVERAGAPGVAAVAAHRGWAALADANDALRTVSMDLSMAAAAVGADVIHSHTWYANLGGHLAALLGGVPHVMTSHSLEPRRPWKAEQLGGGYRVSSWCERVAIESAAAVVAVSAGMRVDILDAYPAVDPARVHVIRNGIDTDEYRPDTATDVLERHGVDPARPTVIFVGRITRQKGLPVLLRAAAAIDPRAQLVLCAGAPDTPALLTEITDLVEGLRAGRDGVVWLPGMLTKPEVIQLLSHATVFVCPSVYEPLGIVNLEAMACGTAVVASRVGGIPEVVDDGVTGLLVPPGDPGALAGAVNEVLADPVRAAAMGHAGRDRAVTEFGWAAIAERTARLYASLTGG is encoded by the coding sequence ATGCGCGTCGCCATGCTCACCCGGGAGTACCCCCCGGACGTCTACGGCGGGGCGGGTGTGCACGTCGAGTACCTGAGCCGGGAGCTCGCCCGGCTTGTCGACCTCACCGTCCACCGCGAGGGGCCGGCGCCGGGCGGCGGGTCGGCGGGCGGCGGGCCCGCGGGTGCGGCGCCGTCGACCGGCGCCGTCGACCGACCGGTGGTCGAGAGGGCGGGTGCCCCGGGGGTCGCCGCGGTCGCGGCGCACCGGGGCTGGGCTGCGCTCGCCGACGCGAACGACGCGCTGCGGACCGTGTCGATGGACCTGTCCATGGCCGCCGCGGCGGTCGGCGCGGACGTGATCCACTCGCACACCTGGTACGCGAATCTCGGTGGCCATCTCGCCGCGCTGCTCGGCGGCGTCCCGCACGTGATGACCTCGCACTCGCTGGAGCCCCGGCGTCCCTGGAAGGCCGAGCAGCTGGGCGGGGGCTACCGGGTGTCGTCCTGGTGCGAGCGGGTCGCGATCGAGTCGGCGGCCGCCGTGGTCGCGGTCAGCGCGGGCATGCGCGTGGACATCCTCGATGCCTACCCGGCGGTCGATCCGGCCCGTGTGCACGTCATCCGCAATGGCATCGACACCGACGAGTACCGTCCGGACACCGCGACCGACGTGCTGGAACGTCACGGGGTGGATCCGGCCCGGCCGACGGTGATCTTCGTGGGGCGGATTACCCGGCAGAAGGGGCTGCCGGTGCTGCTGCGGGCGGCTGCGGCGATCGACCCCCGGGCGCAGCTCGTGCTCTGTGCCGGGGCCCCGGACACCCCTGCGCTGCTCACGGAGATCACCGACCTGGTCGAGGGCCTGCGCGCAGGCCGCGACGGCGTGGTCTGGCTGCCCGGGATGCTGACGAAGCCGGAGGTGATCCAGCTGCTCAGCCATGCCACCGTGTTCGTCTGCCCGTCGGTCTACGAGCCGCTCGGCATCGTCAACCTGGAGGCGATGGCGTGCGGCACCGCGGTCGTCGCCTCCCGGGTCGGTGGCATTCCCGAGGTCGTCGACGACGGCGTCACCGGTCTGCTGGTGCCGCCCGGCGACCCCGGCGCGCTGGCCGGGGCCGTCAACGAGGTGCTCGCGGACCCGGTCCGGGCGGCCGCGATGGGCCATGCGGGCCGGGACCGGGCCGTCACCGAGTTCGGCTGGGCGGCGATCGCCGAGCGCACCGCGCGGCTGTACGCATCGCTGACCGGCGGCTGA